The following proteins come from a genomic window of Acanthopagrus latus isolate v.2019 chromosome 5, fAcaLat1.1, whole genome shotgun sequence:
- the ccn1l2 gene encoding cellular communication network factor 1, like 2 isoform X2, producing MLSLVTLQQIISTVFVLGCTAVMAEGNCPAECSCNPSPPVCQPGVSWATDHCGCCKVCARQFNEDCSATEPCDHIKGLRCHLGAGGDPERGLCRAEAQGLPCEFSGRVYQHGEDFQPNCQHQCTCMDGVVGCMPLCPHQVPLPDWRCSWPRLTRPADGCCEEWVCDDNNHISEEPDELTHTSPPGSQPLPNHISVLQQALLQPQHPAATRGATFREMASFPMSEVLLEHSCFPQTTEWTECSTTCGMGISSRVTNNNPDCRLVRETRLCQIRHCELQLLLATKKGKKCQRTVRSKEPVRITFAGCSTVQLYRPRSCGTCTDDRCCTPSLSRTVRLRFHCSDGEGFYRNVMWIQRCSCSTSCRTLSGPSSPSVSLHNDIHVFRH from the exons ATGCTTAGCCTTGTGACTTTGCAGCAGATCATTTCCACCGTCTTTGTGCTCGGTTGCACTGCAGTGATG GCAGAGGGCAACTGCCCAGCTGAGTGCTCCTGCAACCCCTCGCCCCCCGTGTGCCAGCCCGGCGTCAGCTGGGCGACTGACCACTGTGGCTGCTGTAAAGTTTGTGCTCGCCAGTTCAATGAGGACTGCAGTGCCACTGAACCTTGCGATCACATCAAGGGGCTGCGCTGCCATCTGGGGGCTGGAGGAGACCCTGAGAGAGGACTGTGTCGAG CTGAGGCACAGGGTTTGCCTTGCGAGTTCAGCGGCAGGGTGTACCAGCACGGCGAGGACTTCCAGCCCAACTGCCAGCACCAGTGCACGTGCATGGACGGAGTGGTGGGCTGCATGCCCCTCTGTCCTCACCAAGTGCCGCTGCCCGACTGGCGCTGCTCGTGGCCCCGTCTGACCAGGCCCGCGGACGGCTGCTGCGAGGAATGGGTGTGTGATGACAACAACCACATCAGTGAGGAGCCAGACGAGCTGACGCACACCTCCCCGCCAGGCAGCCAGCCCCTTCCCAACCACATCAGTGTCCTACAGCAGgccctgctgcagcctcagcacCCAGCTGCCACCCGAGGGGCCACATTCAGAG AAATGGCTTCATTCCCCATGTCTGAGGTGTTACTGGAGCACAGCTGTTTCCCACAAACCACAGAGTGGACCGAGTGTTCCACAACATGTGGGATGGGCATTTCAAGTCGAGTGACCAATAACAACCCAGACTGTCGGCTGGTCAGAGAAACCAGACTGTGCCAGATCCGGCACTGTGAGCTACAGCTTCTTCTAGCTACCAAG AAGGGGAAGAAGTGTCAGCGAACTGTCCGGTCCAAGGAACCGGTCAGAATCACCTTTGCCGGATGCTCGACAGTGCAGTTGTACCGCCCTCGCAGCTGTGGGACATGCACTGATGACCGCTGCTGcacaccctccctctctcgcacCGTGAGGCTTCGCTTCCACTGCTCCGATGGAGAGGGCTTCTACAGAAACGTCATGTGGATCCagcgctgcagctgcagcacaagcTGCCGTACGCTCAGCGGGCCCTCCAGCCCTTCGGTCAGCCTCCACAACGACATCCATGTCTTCAGGCACTGA
- the ccn1l2 gene encoding cellular communication network factor 1, like 2 isoform X1 — MLSLVTLQQIISTVFVLGCTAVMPSAVTHAVLTSDPVPQAEGNCPAECSCNPSPPVCQPGVSWATDHCGCCKVCARQFNEDCSATEPCDHIKGLRCHLGAGGDPERGLCRAEAQGLPCEFSGRVYQHGEDFQPNCQHQCTCMDGVVGCMPLCPHQVPLPDWRCSWPRLTRPADGCCEEWVCDDNNHISEEPDELTHTSPPGSQPLPNHISVLQQALLQPQHPAATRGATFREMASFPMSEVLLEHSCFPQTTEWTECSTTCGMGISSRVTNNNPDCRLVRETRLCQIRHCELQLLLATKKGKKCQRTVRSKEPVRITFAGCSTVQLYRPRSCGTCTDDRCCTPSLSRTVRLRFHCSDGEGFYRNVMWIQRCSCSTSCRTLSGPSSPSVSLHNDIHVFRH, encoded by the exons ATGCTTAGCCTTGTGACTTTGCAGCAGATCATTTCCACCGTCTTTGTGCTCGGTTGCACTGCAGTGATG ccatcagctgtcacacatgctgtcctgacctctgaccctgttCCTCAGGCAGAGGGCAACTGCCCAGCTGAGTGCTCCTGCAACCCCTCGCCCCCCGTGTGCCAGCCCGGCGTCAGCTGGGCGACTGACCACTGTGGCTGCTGTAAAGTTTGTGCTCGCCAGTTCAATGAGGACTGCAGTGCCACTGAACCTTGCGATCACATCAAGGGGCTGCGCTGCCATCTGGGGGCTGGAGGAGACCCTGAGAGAGGACTGTGTCGAG CTGAGGCACAGGGTTTGCCTTGCGAGTTCAGCGGCAGGGTGTACCAGCACGGCGAGGACTTCCAGCCCAACTGCCAGCACCAGTGCACGTGCATGGACGGAGTGGTGGGCTGCATGCCCCTCTGTCCTCACCAAGTGCCGCTGCCCGACTGGCGCTGCTCGTGGCCCCGTCTGACCAGGCCCGCGGACGGCTGCTGCGAGGAATGGGTGTGTGATGACAACAACCACATCAGTGAGGAGCCAGACGAGCTGACGCACACCTCCCCGCCAGGCAGCCAGCCCCTTCCCAACCACATCAGTGTCCTACAGCAGgccctgctgcagcctcagcacCCAGCTGCCACCCGAGGGGCCACATTCAGAG AAATGGCTTCATTCCCCATGTCTGAGGTGTTACTGGAGCACAGCTGTTTCCCACAAACCACAGAGTGGACCGAGTGTTCCACAACATGTGGGATGGGCATTTCAAGTCGAGTGACCAATAACAACCCAGACTGTCGGCTGGTCAGAGAAACCAGACTGTGCCAGATCCGGCACTGTGAGCTACAGCTTCTTCTAGCTACCAAG AAGGGGAAGAAGTGTCAGCGAACTGTCCGGTCCAAGGAACCGGTCAGAATCACCTTTGCCGGATGCTCGACAGTGCAGTTGTACCGCCCTCGCAGCTGTGGGACATGCACTGATGACCGCTGCTGcacaccctccctctctcgcacCGTGAGGCTTCGCTTCCACTGCTCCGATGGAGAGGGCTTCTACAGAAACGTCATGTGGATCCagcgctgcagctgcagcacaagcTGCCGTACGCTCAGCGGGCCCTCCAGCCCTTCGGTCAGCCTCCACAACGACATCCATGTCTTCAGGCACTGA